A single genomic interval of Methanooceanicella nereidis harbors:
- a CDS encoding heavy metal translocating P-type ATPase, whose product MDLDHEKHGMHEQEETKQEKGKMEHEKHEMHKGHEMKGEGHAAHKGHAAMLEDFKKRFIISLILTIPIIALSPTIQQFFGFSFDIPGSLYIRFILSTIIYFYGGYPFLKGIVDELKKKQPGMMTLIAVAITVAYVYSSAVVFGLEGKTFFWELATLIDIMLLGHWIEMRSVMGASRALEELVKIMPSEAHLLKNGETEDVEVDQLKAGDKVLVKPGEKIPVDGTVVDGASSVNEAMLTGESKPVEKNVDDEVIGGSINAEGSLVVEVKKTGKDTYLNQVVELVRKAQESKSRSQDIANKAAFWLTIIALSVGTITLIAWLLYGETLVFAIERMATVMVITCPHALGLAVPLVVAVSTSLAAKSGLLIRDRTAFEKARNIQAIIFDKTGTLTKGVFGVADIISLGDLNENEVLRYSASIESNSEHPIAQGVVKTSKEKELELAKTSEFKAIAGKGVEAKVDGKMMKVVSPGYLKEKNIEVRDDRAEKLLGQGKTVVYLLEGDRPLGVLALADIVRDESKDAIKKLKDMGIKCIMLTGDNESVAKAVSEEIGIDEYFANVLPDKKAEKVKEVQKKYSVAMVGDGINDAPALVQADVGIAIGAGTDVAVESADIILVKNDPRDVVDIVNLSKKTYRKMLENLLWATGYNAFAIPLAAGVLYSIGILLSPAVGALLMSLSTVIVAINARLLKM is encoded by the coding sequence ATGGATCTCGATCATGAAAAGCATGGAATGCATGAGCAGGAAGAAACTAAACAGGAAAAGGGCAAAATGGAGCATGAAAAACATGAGATGCATAAAGGCCATGAGATGAAGGGTGAAGGCCATGCAGCTCATAAAGGCCATGCCGCAATGCTCGAGGATTTCAAGAAGAGGTTCATAATATCCCTTATCCTGACGATCCCAATAATCGCCCTCTCTCCTACCATACAGCAGTTCTTCGGGTTTAGCTTTGACATTCCCGGCTCATTATATATAAGGTTCATACTTTCGACTATAATCTATTTTTATGGCGGCTATCCATTCCTTAAAGGCATTGTTGATGAACTAAAGAAAAAGCAGCCGGGCATGATGACGCTGATCGCCGTTGCGATCACGGTCGCATACGTCTATAGCTCTGCAGTTGTCTTCGGATTGGAAGGTAAGACGTTTTTCTGGGAACTTGCCACGCTTATAGACATCATGCTGCTGGGACACTGGATAGAGATGCGGTCGGTCATGGGCGCTTCAAGGGCTCTTGAAGAGCTTGTGAAGATCATGCCTTCGGAGGCCCATCTTCTAAAAAATGGCGAGACAGAGGATGTAGAGGTCGATCAGCTGAAAGCAGGGGATAAGGTCCTTGTAAAGCCTGGAGAAAAAATACCTGTAGATGGTACTGTTGTTGATGGCGCATCCAGCGTTAATGAGGCGATGCTGACCGGAGAATCAAAGCCGGTCGAAAAGAACGTCGATGACGAGGTCATCGGGGGCTCGATAAACGCAGAAGGTTCCCTGGTCGTAGAAGTGAAGAAGACCGGGAAGGACACATATCTAAACCAGGTAGTAGAGCTAGTAAGGAAAGCACAGGAGAGCAAATCGCGTTCCCAGGATATTGCCAATAAAGCAGCTTTTTGGCTGACGATCATCGCACTATCCGTAGGCACTATCACTCTCATCGCATGGCTATTATATGGCGAGACACTTGTTTTTGCGATCGAGCGGATGGCAACGGTCATGGTAATAACGTGTCCCCACGCACTGGGCCTTGCTGTGCCTCTCGTAGTTGCCGTCTCTACTTCGCTGGCGGCAAAGTCCGGCTTACTGATCCGGGATAGGACGGCATTCGAGAAAGCAAGGAACATCCAGGCCATCATATTTGATAAGACCGGTACGCTAACTAAAGGAGTTTTCGGGGTCGCGGACATAATCTCTCTGGGAGATCTCAACGAAAATGAAGTATTAAGATATTCTGCATCAATAGAGTCTAATTCCGAACATCCTATAGCGCAGGGCGTGGTCAAGACCTCTAAAGAAAAAGAGCTAGAACTGGCTAAAACATCAGAGTTCAAGGCTATAGCTGGCAAGGGGGTAGAGGCTAAGGTCGACGGGAAAATGATGAAAGTAGTAAGCCCGGGATATCTTAAAGAAAAAAACATCGAGGTCAGAGATGACCGGGCGGAAAAACTGCTGGGACAGGGAAAGACCGTCGTATACTTGCTTGAGGGGGATCGTCCCCTGGGTGTCCTTGCGCTGGCAGATATCGTAAGAGATGAGTCAAAAGATGCTATAAAAAAACTAAAAGATATGGGTATTAAATGCATCATGCTGACAGGCGATAACGAGTCTGTCGCAAAGGCAGTATCCGAAGAGATAGGTATTGATGAATACTTTGCCAATGTATTGCCCGATAAAAAAGCCGAGAAGGTTAAAGAAGTCCAGAAAAAATATTCTGTGGCGATGGTCGGTGACGGCATCAACGATGCCCCTGCTCTGGTACAGGCTGATGTGGGTATAGCCATAGGTGCCGGGACCGACGTGGCAGTGGAAAGTGCCGACATCATCCTGGTAAAAAACGATCCTCGCGATGTCGTTGATATTGTGAATCTTTCTAAAAAGACATACAGGAAGATGCTGGAAAACCTTTTATGGGCGACCGGCTACAACGCATTTGCCATACCGCTGGCTGCCGGCGTCCTTTATAGTATAGGCATTTTGTTGTCGCCTGCTGTCGGAGCTCTTTTAATGAGCCTGAGCACAGTTATAGTGGCGATAAACGCCAGGCTCCT